In one Roseburia intestinalis L1-82 genomic region, the following are encoded:
- a CDS encoding peptidoglycan D,D-transpeptidase FtsI family protein, whose protein sequence is MAAKKRRKPWLKFPKRMQKKLIVMFSAIAVLLTGLIGRLMYIEYTSGDKYEKIVLSQQEYDSQTIPYQRGDIVDSKGTVLATSIAVYNVILDCSVMTSKDEYIEPTIQALASCFEDLDSNTLYGYAKDQKDSRYIVLKKKASYEEIQPFVEMQEAVDEKGKKVNPDIKGVWFEKEYQREYPYGALGSSIVGFTASGNVGVNGLEQYYNETLNGVDGREYGYLNTDNNFEKTIKAAKNGNTVVSTIDSHIQSVVEQKIADFNEAYTGNFREDEPGASHVGVLIMNPNNGDVLAMANYPNYDLSNPRDLSAYYTQEEIDAMDEDAQMDALNQLWQNFCTTYTYEPGSTAKPFTVAAGLETGKVSTGDSFYCDGYEHVGGHDIHCVNRSGHGMETLEQTLMNSCNDAMMQISYRLGSDIFTKYQQIFGFGQRTGIDLPGEARTDSLIYTADNMGPVDLATNAFGQNFNTTMIQLATAYCSLVNGGSLYQPHVVKRITDESGNTISEVTPTLLRETVSKSTSDALKQYMYSTVTGGTAVTAKVDGYSMGGKTGTAQKAGRDGVNYLVSFIGFAPVEDPQLVIYCVVDEPNVAEQFHSTYAQNIVREILEEVLPYMNIYRDEDTTGIHEGWGIKGEDEGDVGDVTAADVANSTAEESLDVPDTTDELPENTGEQPAEDIDPGSDEGQQ, encoded by the coding sequence ATGGCAGCAAAGAAAAGAAGAAAACCATGGTTGAAATTTCCAAAACGCATGCAGAAAAAACTGATCGTTATGTTCAGTGCGATCGCAGTTTTGCTGACAGGCCTGATTGGAAGACTTATGTATATTGAATATACCAGTGGTGATAAATATGAGAAAATTGTTTTATCACAGCAGGAATATGACAGTCAGACCATTCCGTATCAGAGAGGCGATATTGTGGACAGCAAGGGCACGGTACTTGCAACCAGTATCGCCGTTTATAATGTCATTTTAGACTGTTCCGTCATGACAAGCAAAGATGAGTATATTGAGCCTACCATTCAGGCACTTGCAAGTTGTTTTGAGGACTTAGACAGCAATACACTGTATGGCTATGCAAAAGATCAGAAAGACAGCCGCTATATTGTATTGAAGAAAAAAGCTTCCTATGAGGAAATACAGCCGTTTGTTGAGATGCAGGAGGCTGTTGATGAAAAAGGAAAAAAGGTGAATCCTGACATCAAGGGTGTCTGGTTTGAAAAAGAATACCAGAGAGAGTATCCTTATGGTGCGCTGGGAAGTTCTATTGTAGGATTTACGGCTTCCGGTAACGTTGGAGTGAACGGTCTCGAACAGTATTACAACGAGACATTAAACGGTGTGGATGGCAGGGAATACGGGTATTTAAACACAGATAATAACTTTGAAAAAACCATCAAGGCCGCAAAAAACGGTAACACGGTGGTATCTACGATCGATTCTCATATCCAGTCTGTAGTGGAACAGAAAATTGCGGATTTTAACGAGGCCTATACCGGAAATTTCCGCGAGGATGAGCCGGGAGCGAGTCATGTTGGTGTGTTGATCATGAACCCGAATAACGGGGATGTTCTTGCCATGGCAAATTATCCCAATTATGATCTGAGTAATCCGAGGGATCTTTCGGCGTATTATACGCAGGAGGAGATTGATGCGATGGATGAAGATGCACAGATGGATGCGTTAAACCAGCTCTGGCAGAATTTCTGCACCACATATACCTATGAGCCCGGATCTACTGCAAAACCGTTTACAGTAGCAGCCGGACTTGAAACGGGAAAAGTTTCAACAGGAGACAGTTTTTACTGTGATGGATATGAGCATGTGGGAGGACATGATATTCACTGTGTAAACAGAAGTGGACACGGAATGGAAACGCTTGAACAGACGCTTATGAATTCCTGCAATGATGCGATGATGCAGATATCCTACCGTCTGGGAAGTGATATTTTTACAAAATATCAGCAGATCTTCGGATTTGGGCAGCGGACAGGAATTGACCTTCCGGGAGAAGCGCGAACAGACTCTTTGATCTATACGGCGGATAATATGGGACCGGTCGATCTTGCAACGAATGCGTTTGGACAGAATTTTAATACGACGATGATACAGCTTGCAACGGCGTATTGTTCCCTGGTCAATGGGGGAAGCCTTTATCAGCCGCATGTGGTAAAACGGATCACAGATGAAAGTGGAAACACGATCAGCGAAGTGACGCCGACTCTTCTGAGGGAAACGGTATCGAAGTCAACGAGCGATGCTTTAAAACAGTATATGTATTCTACGGTTACAGGCGGTACTGCGGTAACTGCAAAAGTGGATGGATATTCCATGGGAGGAAAAACAGGTACTGCGCAGAAAGCGGGACGTGACGGGGTGAACTATCTGGTTTCATTTATTGGATTTGCGCCGGTCGAGGATCCGCAGCTTGTCATTTACTGTGTTGTGGATGAACCGAATGTCGCAGAACAGTTCCACAGTACTTATGCACAGAATATTGTAAGAGAGATCTTAGAGGAAGTTCTTCCTTATATGAATATATACCGGGATGAAGATACTACCGGTATTCATGAAGGCTGGGGAATCAAGGGGGAAGATGAAGGAGATGTCGGTGATGTGACGGCAGCGGATGTTGCGAATTCTACTGCCGAGGAGAGTCTGGATGTGCCGGATACGACGGATGAACTGCCGGAAAATACCGGGGAACAGCCTGCCGAAGATATTGATCCGGGATCAGATGAAGGACAGCAGTAG